A genome region from Scleropages formosus chromosome 6, fSclFor1.1, whole genome shotgun sequence includes the following:
- the apc gene encoding adenomatous polyposis coli protein isoform X2 yields MDAASYDQLLKQVEALKMENSNLRQELEDNSNHLTKLETEASNMKEVLKQLQGSIDEESIESSGQIDLLERLKEISLDPSNFSGVKLRSKASVRLYDSCDTSVSGQSGDSSPVPVGSFPRRGVMHGTLDSASCLEELEKERSLLMAELEKEEKEKDWYYTQLQNLTKRIDSLPLMESFSLQTDMTRRQLEYEARQIRAAMEKQLGTCQDMEKRAQVRVSRIQKIEKDMLRIRQHLQSQPADSEVPLPSKQPTLPDCERDVDGEQASGDSATAPPLCSQGSGTRMDHEATSDLSCGGSYSVPRRLTSHLGTKVEMVYSLLSMLGTHDKDDMSRTLLAMSSSQDSCIAMRQSGCLPLLIQLLHGNDKDSVLLGNSRGSKEARARASAALHNIIHSQPDDKRGRREIRVLHLLEQIRAYCETCWEWQETHERGVDQDKNPMPSPVEHQICPAVCVLMKLSFDEEHRHAMNELGGLQAISELLQVDCEIYGLTNDHCSVTLRRYAGMALTNLTFGDVANKATLCSMKGCMRAMVAQLKSDSEDLQQVIASVLRNLSWRADVNSKKTLREVGSVKCLMECALDVKKESTLKSVLSALWNLSAHCTENKADICSVNGALAFLVSTLTYRSQTNTLAIIESGGGILRNVSSLIATNEDHRQILRENNCLQTLLQHLKSHSLTIVSNACGTLWNLSARNAKDQEALWDMGAVSMLKNLIHSKHKMIAMGSAAALRNLMANRPAKYKDANIMSPGSSLPSLHARKQKALFEELDAQHLSETFDNIDNLSPKASHRNKQRHKQNAYGEFVLDSGHHNDDSVCRSETFNPNMPSHTPYANTQVVPNSSSREGRGSSESSKADKDRSLDRERRAGVSSGFHPSDDTSKRTAMQASSTTAQIAKVMEEVESMCISQDDRSAGNTMDTRSVQEEINTVRHTPAIHAHLNPYNFNKPEHSNRTCQMQKIEYRASNDSLNSVSSSDGYGKRGQMKPSIDSYSEDEGKCCIYKKYPADLAHKIHSANHMEDADGDLDTPINYSLKYSDEQLNSGQQSPSQNDRWVRVKHLGDDVKRTDQKSGQSQNQGYPIYTEAASDTDETQKSFQSRFVSPECSGAFRSRTSNSEQSSSCLGINKMISQNMCTVKDYSDDKSTNFNERFSAEEQQEEDQPTNYSIKYNDEHHVEQPIDYSLKYSENSSQKVMFSHSKSSSAQRLEKDNLTQGNMTTSVTSLKNSSRQKQLHPPQTRSGPTRVIQKTSTCKTPSINQETLQTYCVEDTPICFSRGSSLSSLSSEEDETEVRKRSVNAGANYSNVPVSEKESSGILVTDQHNAESQSTVQYIRMKPQRNQSSSVSISEGSRHKAVEFSSGAKSPSKSGAQTPKSPPEHYVQETPLMFSRCTSVSSLDSFESQSIASSVQSEPCSEMVSGIISPSDLPDSPGQTMPPSRSKTPPLTHPHPAQMKHKIKVTPQNDKRDLTPRHAAVSSAVQKVQVLQDNDTLLHFATESTPDGFSCASSLSALSLDEPYIQKDVELQIMPPVHEDDHGNEGDPEKDESVEARSPDKAKIPCQPEKDILDDSDDDDIEILEACINSAMPTKSSRKPKKQSLTPASRIPPPVARKPSQLPVYKLLPSQNRGQQQKHVSFTHGEDMPKIYCVEGTPINFSTATSLSDLTIDSPPNELASNENSVHTVEPSCTQREVVLKGKTTEVKSPGQSPSTSKSVVDENNEGDDILAECISSAMPKGKTHKPFRLSKIDQGQHLSASPATLVQQEMEKKKPTSPVKPIPQSNEYRSRMLKRPEPACSFNPGTTCPDKNETKKQDLKAASGELTEKHSNIDERTRTGFTFDSPHHYTPIEGTPYCFSRNDSLSSLDFEDDDADFSKEKAELRKEKVQNKDSSKNTSEETVNQQTESRKHTLQVAPSKPLQKQGNFTQTSKEIAGPISDEKQNFSIEDTPVCFSRNSSLSSLSDIDQENNNRNSHQKENITQEETSRPQASGYAPKAFHVEDTPVCFSRNSSLSSLSIDSEDDLLQECISSAMPKKKKQPLRTKMDDSRESGDKSICGILAEEPDLTLDIPDTHSPVSEQALSPDSESFDWKAIQEGANSIVSSLHQAAASLSRQGSSDSDSILSLKSGISIGSPFHITADQEEMKEKTSNKGPRILKPGEKSTLESKKKEEEAKGLKGGKKVYKSLITGKARTSLDCASAQQKQAPGPMISRGRTMIHIPGVRSSSPSTSPVTKKTPSKATASKASSQVQTSGNSRGVKPPTKLDCSLAPRQPSSQSGSSKASSQSGSRDSTPSRPSQQPLSRPVQSPGRTSVSPGRNGISPSTKLSQLPRTVSPSTASTKSSGSARMSYPSPGRHLGQQPPAKQTGFPRSTSGIPRSESASKGLNQSGATGPSKKADLSRMSSTKSSGSESDRSEKPVLVRQSTFIKEAPSPTLKRKLEESASFESLSPSPNRSQSQTPVSSPSLPDMSLALPYQGSCWRKSPQGNLSDNGDGKSLRRHDIARSHSESPSRLPVNKSGTWKREHSKHSSSLPRVSTWKRTGSSSSILSASSESSEKTRSEDERQTLSPPQKPVQSDGGPALRGTWRKFKESEIPCLMDNEPQDISKDEDCLSVGHQMITGGSKMEDVWVRIEDCPINNPRSGKSPTGNIPPVISSMSDNVPATNFDENEMQSKQFSVKENSPVPTPSLEKKVTDFKTTFNNPNTTSETHEVPVAERTPFSSSNSSKHSSPSGAVAARVTPFNYNPSPRKSSADSTSHRPSQIPTPVTSSTKKKDSKGENAEPSGSYIVTSV; encoded by the exons GGGTCAGGTACTCGAATGGACCATGAAGCAACAAGTGATTTAAGCTGTGGTGGTAGTTACTCTGTCCCACGCAGACTGACAAGTCACCTTGGTACCAAG GTGGAAATGGTGTACTCGCTCCTGTCCATGTTGGGTACCCATGACAAGGACGACATGTCACGTACATTATTGGCCATGTCCAGCTCCCAGGACAGCTGCATTGCCATGCGCCAGTCGGGCTGTCTGCCACTGCTCATCCAGCTGCTTCATGGCAACGACAAGGACTCAGTGCTGCTGGGCAACTCGCGTGGCAGTAAAGAGGCCCGGGCCCGGGCCAGCGCTGCCCTACACAATATCATCCACTCACAGCCTGATGATAAGCGAGGCAGGCGAGAGATTCGTGTGCTGCACCTGCTGGAACAGATCCGGGCCTACTGTGAGACCTGCTGGGAGTGGCAGGAGACCCACGAGCGTGGTGTGGACCAGGACAAAAACCCCA TGCCCTCACCAGTGGAGCATCAGATTTGCCCTGCAGTATGTGTCCTCATGAAGTTATCCTTTGATGAAGAGCATCGGCATGCAATGAATGAGCTAG GGGGGTTGCAAGCAATAAGTGAGTTGCTGCAGGTGGACTGTGAGATATATGGGCTAACCAATGACCACTGCAGCGTGACACTTAGAAGATATGCTGGAATGGCCCTAACAAACCTAACCTTTGGAGATGTGGCCAATAAG GCAACTCTATGTTCTATGAAAGGCTGCATGAGGGCGATGGTAGCGCAGCTGAAATCAGATAGTGAAGATTTACAGCAG GTTATAGCTAGTGTTCTAAGGAATTTGTCATGGCGTGCTGACGTAAACAGTAAGAAGACTCTTCGTGAGGTTGGAAGTGTGAAATGTTTAATGGAATGTGCCTTGGATGTCAAGAAG GAATCAACACTAAAAAGTGTTCTAAGTGCCCTGTGGAACTTGTCGGCACATtgcactgaaaacaaagcagataTTTGTTCTGTCAATGGTGCATTGGCTTTTTTGGTTAGCACGCTAACATACCGAAGCCAAACCAACACCTTGGCAATTATTGAAAGTGGAGGAGGTAtcctgagaaatgtgtcaagtCTCATCGCTACAAATGAAGATCATAG GCAAATTCTGAGAGAAAACAATTGCCTCCAGACTCTGCTTCAGCATCTGAAGTCACACAGCTTGACAATAGTCAGCAATGCATGTGGAACACTTTGGAACCTATCTGCTCGAAATGCAAAGGACCAAGAAGCCTTATGGGACATGGGAGCTGTCAGCATGTTGAAAAACCTCATACACTCAAAGCACAAGATGATTGCCATGGGAAGTGCTGCAGCTTTAAGGAATCTAATGGCCAACAGACCTGCCAAGTACAAGGACGCCAACATTATGTCTCCAGGATCTAGCTTACCCTCACTCCATgccagaaaacaaaaagctttatTTGAAGAGCTAGATGCGCAACACCTTTCGGAGACTTTTGATAACATTGACAACTTAAGTCCTAAAGCTTCTCACAGGaacaaacaaagacacaaacaaaatgcatatgGTGAGTTTGTTCTAGACTCTGGACATCACAATGATGACAGTGTTTGCAGGTCAGAGACTTTTAATCCTAACATGCCCTCTCACACACCTTATGCAAACACTCAAGTTGTACCTAATTCATCATCTAGAGAAGGCAGAGGCAGTTCAGAAAGTTCAAAGGCTGACAAGGATAGAAGCCTTGACAGAGAACGAAGAGCTGGCGTATCAAGTGGATTCCACCCTTCAGATGACACTTCAAAAAGAACTGCTATGCAAGCATCATCAACCACTGCACAGATTGCCAAGGTTATGGAGGAGGTAGAGAGCATGTGCATTAGTCAAGATGACAGAAGTGCCGGGAATACAATGGACACACGATCTGTGCAAGAGGAAATTAATACTGTTAGGCATACACCTGCCATTCATGCTCATTTAAACCCCTACAACTTTAACAAGCCAGAGCACAGTAACAGAACTtgccaaatgcaaaaaattgaATATAGAGCATCTAATGACAGTCTTAACAGTGTGAGTAGTAGTGATGGCTATGGTAAAAGAGGTCAAATGAAACCTTCCATTGACTCTTACTCTGAAGATGAAGGGAAATGTTGCATCTACAAGAAATATCCTGCTGACCTAGCCCATAAAATTCATAGTGCTAATCATATGGAGGATGCCGATGGTGATCTGGATACTCCAATTAATTATAGTCTGAAGTATTCAGATGAACAGTTGAACTCTGGCCAGCAAAGCCCAAGCCAAAATGACAGGTGGGTTAGAGTTAAGCATCTTGGGGATGATGTAAAGCGGACAGATCAGAAATCTGGGCAGTCTCAAAATCAGGGTTATCCTATTTACACAGAGGCAGCTAGTGATACTGACGAAACACAGAAATCATTTCAGTCAAGGTTTGTGTCACCAGAGTGCTCTGGTGCATTTCGATCTAGGACCTCCAACTCTGAGCAAAGTAGTTCCTGTCTGGGAATAAATAAGATGATCAGCCAGAATATGTGCACTGTTAAAGATTATAGTGATGACAAATCAACCAATTTTAATGAGCGATTTTCAGCAGAAGAACAACAAGAGGAGGATCAGCCAACGAACTACAGCATAAAGTATAATGATGAGCATCATGTGGAACAACCTATTGACTACAGCTTAAAATATTCGGAAAACTCCTCCCAAAAAGTAATGTTTAGCCATTCAAAATCCTCTTCTGCTCAGAGATTAGAAAAAGACAATCTAACTCAGGGCAATATGACAACATCTGTAACATCATTAAAGAATTCAAGCAGACAAAAACAGCTTCATCCACCTCAAACACGATCTGGGCCAACACGGGTTATCCAAAAGACTTCAACTTGTAAAACTCCATCTATTAATCAAGAAACTCTACAGACATACTGTGTTGAGGACACACCGATCTGTTTTTCACGTGGCAGTTCTCTATCTTCTTTGTCATCTGAGGAAGATGAAACAGAAGTCCGTAAACGATCCGTGAATGCTGGCGCTAACTATTCAAATGTACCTGTTTCTGAGAAAGAATCTTCTGGCATTTTAGTTACAGATCAGCATAATGCTGAAAGCCAGTCCACTGTGCAGTACATCCGAATGAAACCTCAGAGAAATCAAAGTTCCTCTGTGTCCATATCAGAAGGATCAAGACATAAAGCTGTTGAGTTTTCATCAGGAGCTAAATCTCCTTCTAAGAGTGGTGCTCAAACACCTAAAAGTCCTCCAGAACATTATGTACAAGAGACACCACTTATGTTTAGCAGGTGTACTTCAGTAAGCTCCCTTGATAGCTTTGAAAGTCAGTCTATAGCTAGCTCGGTACAGAGTGAACCGTGTAGTGAGATGGTTAGTGGAATCATTAGCCCAAGCGATCTTCCTGATAGTCCTGGGCAAACAATGCCTCCAAGTCGAAGCAAAACTCCCCCACTTACACATCCTCATCCAGCTCAGATGAAACACAAGATAAAAGTAACTCCTCAAAATGACAAGAGAGATTTGACTCCAAGACATGCGGCTGTGAGTTCTGCTGTTCAGAAAGTTCAGGTACTCCAGGACAATGACACATTGTTGCATTTTGCCACAGAAAGTACTCCAGATGGATTCTCCTGTGCATCCAGTCTAAGTGCTCTAAGCCTTGATGAGCCTTATATTCAGAAGGATGTTGAACTTCAGATTATGCCTCCAGTTCATGAAGACGACCATGGAAATGAAGGTGACCCTGAAAAAGATGAATCTGTGGAGGCAAGAAGCCCAGATAAGGCTAAAATACCTTGCCAACCAGAAAAGGACATACTTGATGactctgatgatgatgatattgaAATATTAGAAGCTTGCATAAACTCTGCTATGCCAACTAAATCATCGCGAAAACCGAAAAAGCAATCGCTCACACCTGCATCAAGAATACCCCCACCTGTTGCTCGTAAACCAAGCCAGCTTCCTGTATATAAATTACTTCCATCACAGAATCGAgggcagcagcagaaacacGTGAGCTTTACGCATGGAGAAGATATGCCTAAGATATACTGTGTTGAAGGAACTCCCATTAATTTTTCGACTGCTACGTCTCTGAGTGATCTTACTATTGATTCTCCACCAAATGAGCTGGCAAGTAATGAAAACTCTGTTCATACTGTGGAACCTTCCTGTACTCAGAGAGAAGTTGTTCTAAAGGGGAAAACCACAGAAGTCAAGAGCCCTGGTCAAAGTCCTTCTACCTCAAAGTCAGTTGTAGATGAGAACAATGAAGGGGATGATATCCTGGCTGAGTGTATCAGTTCTGCAATGCCGAAAGGTAAAACTCATAAGCCTTTTAGATTAAGTAAAATTGATCAAGGGCAGCATCTGTCAGCCTCTCCTGCTACTTTAGTCCaacaagaaatggaaaagaagAAACCCACATCTCCTGTGAAACCAATACCCCAAAGCAATGAATATAGATCAAGAATGTTAAAACGGCCAGAGCCTGCCTGCAGTTTTAATCCAGGGACCACATGTccagataaaaatgaaacaaaaaaacaagacttAAAGGCTGCTTCAGGAGAGCTAAcagaaaaacattcaaacattGATGAGAGAACACGTACAGGCTTTACTTTTGATTCACCACATCATTATACACCAATTGAGGGAACTCCCTATTGCTTCTCACGCAATGATTCTTTGAGTTCATTAGATTTTGaagatgatgatgctgatttctcaaaagaaaaagctgaacTTAGAAAAGAAAAGGTGCAAAACAAAGATTCTTCAAAGAATACCAGCGAGGAAACTGTTAACCAACAAACTgaaagcaggaaacacacattACAGGTGGCTCCTTCAAAACCTCTGCAAAAACAGGGAAATTTTACACAAACATCCAAAGAAATTGCAGGACCAATCTCAGATGAGAAGCAGAACTTTTCAATCGAAGATACACCAGTATGTTTTTCGAGAAATTCCTCACTTAGTTCACTGAGTGACATTGATCAAGAAAATAACAACAGAAACTCCcatcagaaagaaaacataacTCAGGAAGAAACCTCAAGGCCTCAAGCTTCTGGTTATGCTCCAAAGGCCTTTCATGTTGAAGATACccctgtgtgtttttcaagaaACAGTTCACTTAGCTCTCTTAGCATTGATTCTGAAGATGATCTTTTGCAAGAATGTATAAGTTCTGCCatgccaaaaaagaaaaaacaacccCTTAGAACTAAAATGGATGATTCTCGGGAGAGTGGTGATAAAAGCATTTGTGGAATTTTAGCAGAAGAGCCAGATCTAACACTTGACATCCCAGACACACATAGTCCTGTTTCAGAGCAGGCTCTTTCACCAGATTCAGAATCTTTTGACTGGAAAGCTATTCAAGAGGGTGCAAATTCCATAGTTAGTAGTTTACACCAGGCAGCTGCTAGTCTTTCTCGACAAGGCTCTTCTGACTCAGATTCAATCCTCTCTCTTAAATCTGGTATATCAATTGGATCTCCATTCCATATTACTGCAGATCaagaggaaatgaaagagaaaactTCAAACAAAGGCCCTAGAATACTGAAACCAGGAGAGAAGAGTACTCTAGAAtctaaaaagaaagaagaagaagccaAAGGCCTTAAAGGGGGTAAGAAAGTTTACAAAAGCCTCATAACAGGCAAAGCACGTACAAGTCTTGACTGTGCATCTGCTCAGCAAAAGCAAGCTCCGGGTCCCATGATCTCCCGTGGAAGGACAATGATTCATATTCCAGGGGTGAGAAGCAGCTCACCCAGTACCAGTCCAGTTACTAAAAAGACACCATCTAAGGCAACTGCCTCAAAAGCATCTTCACAGGTTCAGACCAGTGGCAACTCTCGTGGTGTAAAACCACCCACAAAATTAGACTGTAGCCTGGCCCCTAGGCAACCCAGTTCTCAAAGTGGATCTAGTAAAGCCTCTTCTCAGTCTGGCTCAAGAGACTCCACTCCTTCTAGGCCTTCTCAGCAACCATTATCTAGACCTGTCCAGTCACCAGGTCGCACGTCTGTTTCCCCTGGGAGAAATGGTATTAGTCCATCCACAAAGCTATCACAGTTACCCCGCACTGTGTCTCCTAGCACAGCTTCAACCAAATCTTCAGGATCTGCTAGAATGTCGTATCCTTCTCCTGGTAGACACTTGGGTCAGCAGCCTCCAGCAAAACAAACTGGTTTTCCAAGAAGTACTAGTGGAATTCCAAGAAGTGAATCTGCTTCTAAAGGTTTGAATCAATCTGGAGCAACAGGACCTTCAAAAAAGGCAGATTTGTCAAGGATGTCATCTACAAAGTCCAGTGGAAGTGAGTCTGATCGATCTGAAAAACCTGTCCTAGTTCGACAGTCAACTTTTATTAAAGAAGCCCCCAGTCCAACACTAAAACGAAAGCTGGAAGAATCTGCATCATTTGAATCTTTGTCTCCATCTCCTAACCGATCCCAGTCTCAAACACCAGTCTCAAGCCCATCTTTGCCAGATATGTCCTTGGCTTTGCCCTATCAAGGCAGCTGCTGGAGAAAATCTCCTCAAGGAAATTTGTCTGATAATGGTGATGGAAAATCTCTTAGAAGACACGACATTGCACGTTCCCATTCTGAAAGCCCTTCAAGGCTTCCCGTTAACAAGTCTGGGACATGGAAACGAGAACATAGCAAACATTCCTCCTCCCTCCCAAGGGTGAGTACCTGGAAACGAACAGGAAGCTCATCTTCTATCCTCTCTGCTTCTTCAGAGTCAAGTGAAAAAACAAGGAGTGAAGATGAAAGGCAGACTTTGAGTCCTCCTCAAAAGCCAGTGCAAAGTGATGGGGGTCCAGCTTTAAGGGGAACATGGAGGAAATTTAAGGAAAGCGAAATTCCTTGTTTAATGGATAATGAGCCCCAGGATATATCCAAGGATGAGGATTGTCTTTCAGTGGGACATCAGATGATCACTGGAGGGTCAAAAATGGAAGATGTGTGGGTGAGAATCGAGGATTGCCCTATCAACAATCCTCGTTCTGGGAAATCTCCAACTGGAAATATACCGCCAGTTATTAGCAGTATGTCTGACAATGTACCTGCTACAAATTTTGATGAAAATGAGATGCAGAGTAAACAATTCTCAGTCAAAGAAAATTCACCTGTCCCTACACCTAGTCTTGAGAAGAAGGTTACGGattttaaaacaacttttaaCAACCCAAACACCACATCAGAGACACATGAAGTCCCAGTTGCGGAACGTACTCCTTTCAGCTCTTCCAACTCGAGCAAGCATAGTTCCCCAAGTGGTGCTGTGGCAGCACGAGTGACACCATTCAATTATAACCCTAGCCCTAGAAAGAGCAGTGCTGATAGTACTTCCCATCGACCTTCCCAGATCCCAACTCCAGTGAccagcagcacaaagaaaaaggaCTCCAAAGGTGAAAATGCTGAGCCTAGTGGATCATATATAGTGACATCTGTTTGA